The following are encoded together in the Candidatus Micrarchaeum acidiphilum ARMAN-2 genome:
- a CDS encoding non-canonical purine NTP pyrophosphatase, rdgB/HAM1 family codes for MQILFLSSNRHKAEEIIGMSKAFGIDLKWSRYEKLEIQSGDTSEVARTSAALAYAALRKPLIVEDSGLFIDALKGFPGPYASFVYHTIGLEGILALLDGKRDRGAHFKTSIGYADGSSTRIFEGIVHGSISDRVHRGRAFGYDPIFVPSGSKKTFSEMGVLEKNKISHRMRAFEQLAEYLIKNNAKEKVIK; via the coding sequence ATGCAAATACTATTTTTAAGCAGCAACAGGCACAAGGCCGAAGAGATTATAGGCATGTCAAAGGCCTTCGGTATCGACCTTAAATGGTCAAGGTATGAGAAGCTGGAAATACAATCGGGCGATACCTCTGAGGTAGCCAGAACTTCTGCAGCTCTGGCATACGCTGCACTCAGGAAACCCCTAATAGTTGAGGATTCGGGCCTGTTCATAGATGCATTGAAAGGATTTCCGGGCCCTTACGCCTCGTTTGTTTATCACACAATAGGGCTGGAAGGAATACTCGCCCTGCTTGACGGAAAGCGTGACAGAGGGGCGCACTTTAAAACCTCTATAGGCTATGCCGACGGATCCTCGACCCGCATATTCGAAGGTATTGTTCATGGATCGATTTCGGATCGAGTGCACAGGGGCAGGGCCTTCGGCTACGACCCGATATTCGTGCCGTCCGGCAGCAAGAAAACATTCTCCGAGATGGGAGTCCTGGAGAAAAATAAAATTTCGCACAGGATGCGCGCATTTGAGCAGCTTGCGGAATATTTGATTAAAAACAATGCTAAAGAAAAGGTGATTAAATGA